The Acropora muricata isolate sample 2 chromosome 5, ASM3666990v1, whole genome shotgun sequence genome includes a window with the following:
- the LOC136917203 gene encoding heart- and neural crest derivatives-expressed protein 2-like yields the protein MDDHEAERTDLNDTESTPACRPEVIGGYRRRKAKPKSATSRKERRRTQNINAAFEDLRKHIPNVPSDTKLSKIKTLKLAMSYIHHLEHQLEDEAREGQEIGTPTAQSSPDETSHSDNNMAQANYSCNSNNDQVDSPKSDDEKQSYTAPPRRSSRTGWPQHVWALELMGNLKQQSVA from the exons atggacGATCACGAAGCCGAGAGGACCGATCTCAACGACACTGAAAGCACTCCTGCTTGTAGACCAGAAGTTATTGGTGGCTATCGAAGACGAAAAGCTAAACCCAAGAGTGCAACGAGCAGGAAGGAGCGGAGGCGAACTCAAAACATCAACGCTGCGTTTGAGGACTTGAGGAAACACATTCCCAATGTTCCTTCTGATACTAAGttgtcaaaaatcaaaactcttAAGCTTGCAATGAGTTACATTCATCATTTGGAACATCAACTGGAGGACGAGGCTCGCGAGGGCCAGGAAATTGGAACGCCTACTGCACAATCAAGTCCCGATGAAACGAGTCACTCTGACAATAACATGGCCCAGGCGAATTATTCCTGCAACAGCAACAACGACCAAGTGGATTCCCCAAAg AGTGATGATGAAAAACAGAGCTACACCGCTCCACCTCGTCGCAGCTCGAGAACAGGTTGGCCACAGCA